The nucleotide window AAGAAAGAAATAGGGTTATTAGTGATGGCGTATGGCACACCAAGAAACCTTGATGAAGTGGAAGCATACTATACGGATATTCGCCACGGTCGGCCTCCCACGCAAGAAGCGTTGGACGATCTAATCGATCGATACAAGGCTATCGGGGGCATTTCGCCCCTCGCGCGCATTACGGACGAACAAATGCGGGCATTAGAAGAGATGCTAAACGAACAATCAACCGACAAATCGTTCAAAGCTTACCTTGGCCTCAAGCATATCGACCCTTTTATCGAAGATGCCGTTGCGAAAATGAAAGAAGACGGCATCGAAGAAGCGGTCTCGATTGTTTTGGCGCCCCATTACTCCACATTCAGTGTTAAATCTTATAATGGACGTGCACTCGAGAAGTCTGAAGAGATTGGCGGCCCGACGATCCATGCCGTTGAGAGCTGGTACATGGAGCCGAAGTTTTTACAGTTTTGGAGCGAGCAACTTAAACAGTTGTTCCAGCGCGTCAATCGGGAAAAATCCGTTGTCATTTTTTCGGCACACAGCTTACCGGAAAAAATCCTCACCGATAATGATCCTTACGTCGATCAACTGAAGGAAACTTCGAGCTTAATTGCTGAAGCTGCAGGCGTGAAAAATTATGAAATAGGTTGGCAGAGCGAAGGAAATACCGCCGACAAGTGGCTCGGGCCCGACGTTCAGGATTTAACGCGCACGCTTTATGAGAAACACGGCTATGGCACGTTTATCTATTGCCCCGTAGGGTTTGTGGCGGATCATTTGGAAGTGCTGTATGATAACGATATCGAGTGCAAAATCGTTACCGACGACCTAGGTGTTAACTACGAGCGCCCTCCGATGCCGAATACGGATCCCATGTTTATCGGGGGCTTAAAGGACGCCATCATTAAACGCTTAAAGCTGGATCAAGCATGAAAATCGCGATTATTGGCGGGGGTATCACTGGACTTTCCGCTTTGCATGAAATAGAAAAACAACGGGCCGAAAGCGGAAAGCAAGTAGAAGTGAACCTTTATGAAAAGGGGACAGCGCTCGGTGGGAAAATCAGCACGTTGCACCGCGATGGATGTACGATTGAGCGCGGCCCCGACTCTTTCATCATTCGCAAACCGGAAATGATGTCCCTCGTCGAAGAATTGGGTTTAAGCGACCAGCTCGTCAAAAATCATACCGGACAGGCCTACATCGCGAGCAACGGATCATTTCATCCCATTCCCGCAGGATCCGTTATGGGCATCCCTACTAGAGCCGCCCCTTTCCTTCGATCCCCATTGTTAACAAAAAAAGGGAAGATGCGTGCAGTTGCCGATTTATGGTTACCCGCAAAAAAAAAAGAAGACACGGATGAATCGCTAGGCCTCTTTTTTCGAAGGCGTTTTGGAGATGAGTTGGTCGACCGTTTGTTGGAACCTTTGTTATCGGGATTGTACGCAGGTGAATTAAATGAGTTGAGTTTGGAATCGACGTTCCCCCAATTTCGGCAAATGGGGGACAAGCATCGAAGCCTTATGCTAGCCTCCCGTTCCATGGCGAAAAAACGGCAGCAGTCGGCAGGGACCGCTCAAAAAACCGGGCTTTTCCGTACCGTAAAAGGTGGCTTATCAGTCATTGTCGATGAGATGGAGAAAGCAGCGTCTGAAGGAACGATTCATAAAGAAAAACAATTACAAGAGATCATTCCGGGAGAAGAAAAAGGGTACGCCCTTCATTTTGCGGACGGCACAAA belongs to Salicibibacter cibi and includes:
- the hemH gene encoding ferrochelatase is translated as MAKKEIGLLVMAYGTPRNLDEVEAYYTDIRHGRPPTQEALDDLIDRYKAIGGISPLARITDEQMRALEEMLNEQSTDKSFKAYLGLKHIDPFIEDAVAKMKEDGIEEAVSIVLAPHYSTFSVKSYNGRALEKSEEIGGPTIHAVESWYMEPKFLQFWSEQLKQLFQRVNREKSVVIFSAHSLPEKILTDNDPYVDQLKETSSLIAEAAGVKNYEIGWQSEGNTADKWLGPDVQDLTRTLYEKHGYGTFIYCPVGFVADHLEVLYDNDIECKIVTDDLGVNYERPPMPNTDPMFIGGLKDAIIKRLKLDQA
- the hemG gene encoding protoporphyrinogen oxidase, with product MKIAIIGGGITGLSALHEIEKQRAESGKQVEVNLYEKGTALGGKISTLHRDGCTIERGPDSFIIRKPEMMSLVEELGLSDQLVKNHTGQAYIASNGSFHPIPAGSVMGIPTRAAPFLRSPLLTKKGKMRAVADLWLPAKKKEDTDESLGLFFRRRFGDELVDRLLEPLLSGLYAGELNELSLESTFPQFRQMGDKHRSLMLASRSMAKKRQQSAGTAQKTGLFRTVKGGLSVIVDEMEKAASEGTIHKEKQLQEIIPGEEKGYALHFADGTKTEADEVILTTPHQTAANVLPSLSVGEEMKALPGASVATVAIAFPASSLPETVKGTGFLIPKGEGDSGILKAVTLVHHKWPQLVPDGKVLLRCFVGRPGNDAIVRDPDETIVAQTLNELRKFLDIRGEPLFTDVSRWKSAMPKYTVGHQSRVAAWESALADEYPGVHIAGTFYRGVGLPDCVRQGQDVAIHVLSRK